Proteins found in one Triticum urartu cultivar G1812 chromosome 4, Tu2.1, whole genome shotgun sequence genomic segment:
- the LOC125554534 gene encoding uncharacterized protein LOC125554534, with amino-acid sequence MAKTWTRSIYSDVWCDGLTIDTSEISFTDSSLPNLLPGMFDEENNLTWKKLTSAGPTLSLLVDNVIYIMANKSMCHPTAYVLTVDTKSLKLESGAQCAPQKTAWFEPTYEPCVLFSSFGTTSELVKEFETKGTIFEIKEGPVLSVVSKRLRVLRKKQNRIAQMEESVAAGKMLNQEQKELMHSKPVIAALIDELERLRVPLSTALTNELSTVPAPAAGSSSFGSDLSIQDLLALIYFGSLFYVKSPNEFIATMVARKNERSICITHGYVWDDTVDLLVENDLDAVSAVAALAAARPSSADGVSHHDALQACAHHACLWLTRADAPIHPGSSVTYAAVRSKLDRIMASDYYTAPAVAGNHGAEGGRGRFLACHRNRQ; translated from the exons ATGGCTAAAACATGGACCAGATCAATTTATTCAGATGTTTGGTGTGATGGCTTGACGATTGATACATCTGAGATATCTTTCACCGACTCAAGTTTGCCGAATTTGTTGCCTGGGATGTTTGATGAGGAAAACAATTTGACTTGGAAGAAATTGACTAGTGCTGGTCCTACATTAAGCTTGCTTGTTGACAATGTTATTTACATTATGGCGAACAAGAGCATGTGCCATCCGACAGCATATGTACTTACGGTGGACACCAAAAGTTTGAAGCTCGAGTCTGGTGCGCAGTGTGCTCCTCAAAAGACGGCGTGGTTCGAACCAACATATGAACCGTGTGTTCTTTTTAGCTCTTTTGGCACGACTTCAG AGTTGGTTAAAGAATTTGAAACCAAAGGGACAATATTTGAAATCAAGGAAGGGCCGGTGCTCTCGGTGGTGTCGAAGCGTCTCCGTGTGCTGCGGAAGAAGCAGAATCGCATCGCGCAGATGGAGGAGTCCGTCGCTGCCGGCAAGATGCTTAACCAGGAGCAGAAGGAGCTCATGCACTCCAAGCCCGTCATCGCCGCGCTCATTGACGAGCTTGAGCGCCTCCGCGTACCACTCTCCACTGCTCTCACCAACGAGCTCTCCACCGTCCCTGCACCTGCTGCCGGTTCCTCATCCTTTGGCTCCGATTTGTCCATCCAGGACCTCCTCGCGCTCATCTACTTCGGCTCCCTTTTTTATGTCAAGTCACCGAACGAGTTCATCGCCACCATGGTTGCACGCAAGAACGAACGGAGCATCTGCATCACCCACGGCTACGTATGGGATGATACCGTGGACCTGCTCGTGGAGAACGACCTTGATGCAGTGTCTGCTGTGGCGGCCCTTGCCGCGGCTCGCCCTTCTTCCGCAGATGGTGTCTCCCACCATGACGCACTCCAGGCCTGTGCCCATCATGCCTGCCTATGGCTAACCCGTGCTGATGCGCCGATCCACCCTGGCTCCTCTGTTACAT ATGCTGCGGTGAGGTCCAAGTTAGACAGGATCATGGCATCAGACTACTACACAGCACCTGCAGTTGCTGGGAACCATGGAGCTGAAG GAGGACGAGGAAGATTCCTCGCATGCCACAGAAATCGACAATGA